The genomic DNA CGATTACACAAGGAGCAAAAGCACTAAAAGATTTTGGAGCAAAGGAAGTATATGCATGTTGTACCCATCCAGTTTTATCAGGACCAGCTATGGAGCGTATTAAAGATTCTGTCATCAAAGAGCTCGTAATATTAGATACTATTCCATTACCTGAAGAAAAGAAATTAGAAAATATCCATACTTTATCAGTAGCACCAATTTTTGCAGAAGCCATCAGAAGAATATATGAAAATGTATCTGTAAGCAGATTATTTGATTAAAAAAGTGGAGTTAAATCCACTTTTTTACATAGAATGAAAAAATATTTTATAAGCTGTGGGGAGGAATAGAGTATGAAACAAAGTCTTCAAAGAAAGCTTATGATTGCATTTGTTTTTTTGATTGTAATATCTATGATTGCTGTAAGTATAAGTTCTTTCACATCTTCTGCGAAAATTATGAAGAATGAATTGAAAATAAGTACAGCATCTACCATTCATGAAGTAGAGAATATGATCGACACATACTTAAGAAATATAGAGGAAAACATTTTCATGTTTTCCATTCATCAAGATGTATCTTCTGTACTAACTGGAGAGATGGCGGTACAAAGGACAGTACAATCTTTCACAGAGTATGGTAAAACTCACCCAGATGTATTAAGTATTTACATGGGTACAGCAGACAAAAGATTAATAGCTTATCCAATAGAAACAGATATGCCCGAGGGGTGGGATCCTACTACAAGACCGTGGTATCAAAAGGCTGTAGAGACAGGAAAAGTGATTTGGGAAGATCCATATAAGGATGATGATACAGGAAAAATAGTAGTTACAGCTGCCAAAGCTGTTTATGATCAAAACAATCAATTGGTTGGAGTAGTAGCAATAGATATTACACTAGATAAATTATCAAGCGTTATAGAAAACATTAAAGTAGGACAAAAGGGATATGCATTTTTAGTAGATAATAAAGGAAATATTTTAGCCCATAAAGACCGAAATCTTTTAGAAAAATCTATTCCAGTAAAAAAATTAGCAGAGGAAGTTTCCAAAGGAGGAAGCAATACTGTAGATTATGATCAAAAAGAAAATGGAAAGATTCAAAAGAAATTTGCTACTTTTATTACTTTAAATAGAATGGGCTGGAAACTTGTAGGAAACATGTATGAAGATGAAATTTATAGTAATTATAAAATACTTCTCTTCTCTATTCTAAAAATTAGTTTGATTACATTTATTATAGGGATTTTCATAGCTATGATGGTTTCAAAAGGAATTACCAAATCACTAAAAGCATTATCTATGGATATGGAAAAGATAAAAGAAGGAGATTTATCTGTTGTCTGTCTTGTGGATTCAAAAGATGAGATAGGAAAGCTTTCTGAAAACTTTAATTTGATGATTAAAGGATTAAAGGAATTGGTAGGACAAGTGACTCATGTGAGTAATAGTGTAAAAGAGTCAGCAGTGACTTTAGCTCATACTTCTGAAGAAACAAGTCATTCTACAGAACAAGTGGCAAGAGCAGTCGATGGAATCGCTCAGGGAAGTTCTGAGCAAGCTATAGAAACAGAAAAAGGAGTGTATAAAGTTTCACAGATTGCAAATAAACTAAAAACACTTACAGGGTATACTGGAGAAATGCTTAAAGAATCTGAGATTGTGAAAAAAGCAAATACAGATGGAATTCAAACCGTAAACCTCTTAAAAGAAAAAACTCAGATAAATTATGAAGTTACAGTAAGGATTGTAAACGCTGTTGAGAAATTAAGTATGGAATCTCAAAATATAGGTACTATATTAGAAACTATTAACAATATTGCACAGCAAACAAACTTATTGGCATTAAATGCAGCCATTGAAGCAGCAAGAGCAGGAGATGCAGGTAAAGGATTTGCTGTGGTGGCAGAAGAAATTAGAAAGCTAGCAGAAGAATCATCAAAATCTACACAAGAGATCAAAGATATGATCCAAAATATCCAAAATTATACTCATTCTACTGTTACCTTAATTGAAGAAGTCAAACAAGGAAACAAACATGAGGTAGATGCAGTAAAAGAGGTAAATAAATCTTTTGAAGAAATTGTGGGAGCCATTGAGAAGATTCAAGAAAGAATAGAAAATATAAGTGGATATGCAGTAGAAATGAATGAAGATGGTCAAAATATTGTATCTTCTATAGAGGCTATATCTAGTGTGTCTGAAGAAATGGCAGCTTCTTCCCAAGAAGTAAGTGCATCCATGCAACAAAATTCGTCTACTATGGATGAAGTTTCTTCTGTAGCAGATCATTTAAAGAGATTGAGTGAGGATTTAGAACAAGCATTAAATCGATTTAAAATATGATATAATATGTAAGAGTGTATATAGATAGAAAGGATGCAGAATATGATTGTCATTGTAGGACTAGGGAACCCAGGGAAGCAATATGAAAAAACTAGGCATAATGTAGGCTTTGATACAATAGATTATTTAGCAAGTGAGCATAATATTTTTATGAATAAAGTAAAATACAAGGCAATTGTTGGCGAAGGAAATATTTATGGTCAGAAGGTAATGCTTGTAAAGCCTCAAACTTATATGAATCTTAGTGGAAGAAGTATTATGGAGATCGTAAATTTTTATAAACTAAATGTAAAAGATCTTATTGTCATTTATGATGATATTGATACAGAGATAGGAAAGCTAAGAATTAGACAAAAAGGCAGTGCAGGAACTCACAATGGAATGAAGTCTATTATCTATGAAATTCAATCAGATCAATTTCCTAGGGTGAGAATAGGAATAGGAAAACCAACTTATGGAGATCTAGCAGATTTTGTATTAGGTAAATTTTCAAAAGAAGAAAGAGTTTATATTGATGAAACCATTCAAAGGGCATCCCAAGGGGTAGAGGCTTTTATCAAAGAAGGAATAGATATAGCTATGAATAGATATAATGGATAATAGAAACTTTCACTTAGCCCAGATAAATATCTGGGCTTAAAGTGCTTTGAAAATTAGAAGGATGTGAGGAGTTTGCAGACAAATA from Inediibacterium massiliense includes the following:
- a CDS encoding methyl-accepting chemotaxis protein; the encoded protein is MKQSLQRKLMIAFVFLIVISMIAVSISSFTSSAKIMKNELKISTASTIHEVENMIDTYLRNIEENIFMFSIHQDVSSVLTGEMAVQRTVQSFTEYGKTHPDVLSIYMGTADKRLIAYPIETDMPEGWDPTTRPWYQKAVETGKVIWEDPYKDDDTGKIVVTAAKAVYDQNNQLVGVVAIDITLDKLSSVIENIKVGQKGYAFLVDNKGNILAHKDRNLLEKSIPVKKLAEEVSKGGSNTVDYDQKENGKIQKKFATFITLNRMGWKLVGNMYEDEIYSNYKILLFSILKISLITFIIGIFIAMMVSKGITKSLKALSMDMEKIKEGDLSVVCLVDSKDEIGKLSENFNLMIKGLKELVGQVTHVSNSVKESAVTLAHTSEETSHSTEQVARAVDGIAQGSSEQAIETEKGVYKVSQIANKLKTLTGYTGEMLKESEIVKKANTDGIQTVNLLKEKTQINYEVTVRIVNAVEKLSMESQNIGTILETINNIAQQTNLLALNAAIEAARAGDAGKGFAVVAEEIRKLAEESSKSTQEIKDMIQNIQNYTHSTVTLIEEVKQGNKHEVDAVKEVNKSFEEIVGAIEKIQERIENISGYAVEMNEDGQNIVSSIEAISSVSEEMAASSQEVSASMQQNSSTMDEVSSVADHLKRLSEDLEQALNRFKI
- the pth gene encoding aminoacyl-tRNA hydrolase, which produces MIVIVGLGNPGKQYEKTRHNVGFDTIDYLASEHNIFMNKVKYKAIVGEGNIYGQKVMLVKPQTYMNLSGRSIMEIVNFYKLNVKDLIVIYDDIDTEIGKLRIRQKGSAGTHNGMKSIIYEIQSDQFPRVRIGIGKPTYGDLADFVLGKFSKEERVYIDETIQRASQGVEAFIKEGIDIAMNRYNG